In Cervus elaphus chromosome 24, mCerEla1.1, whole genome shotgun sequence, a single genomic region encodes these proteins:
- the HRH1 gene encoding histamine H1 receptor, with the protein MTCPNSSCVFEDKMCEGNKTAPANDAQMMPLAVVLSTISLVTVGLNLLVLYAVRSERKLHTVGNLYIVSLSVADLIVGAVVMPMNILYLLMSRWSLGRPLCLFWLSMDYVASTASIFSVFILCIDRYRSVQQPLKYLRYRTKTRASVTILAAWFLSFLWIIPILGWRRFRPETPEPRGDKCETDFYNVRWFKIMTAIINFYLPTLLMLWFYAKIYKAVRQHCQHRELINGSFPSFSDVKMKPENLQVGAKKPGKESPWEILKRKPKDTEGGPVLKPPPQEPKEVTSLGVFSQEKDGEPGKFYCFPLDTVQTQPEAEGSGRGYAAIDQSQTRLEMGEQGLSMPGANEALEDQILGDSQSFSRTDSDTPAEPTPGKRKSPSESSTGLEYIKFTWKRLRSHSRQYVSGLHMNRERKAAKQLGFIMAAFIICWIPYFIFFMVIAFCESCCNQHVHMFTIWLGYINSTLNPLIYPLCNENFKKTFKKILHIRS; encoded by the coding sequence ATGACCTGTCCCAACTCCTCCTGTGTCTTCGAAGACAAGATGTGTGAGGGGAATAAGACCGCCCCTGCCAACGATGCCCAGATGATGCCCCTGGCGGTGGTCCTGAGCACCATCTCCTTGGTCACGGTGGGACTCAACCTGCTGGTCCTGTATGCTGTGCGCAGCGAGCGGAAACTCCACACGGTGGGGAACCTCTACATCGTCAGCCTCTCGGTGGCCGATCTGATCGTGGGGGCGGTCGTCATGCCCATGAACATCCTCTACCTCCTCATGTCTAGGTGGTCCCTGGGGCGCCCTCTCTGCCTCTTCTGGCTTTCCATGGACTATGTGGCCAGCACGGCGTCCATCTTCAGCGTCTTCATCTTGTGCATCGACCGCTACCGCTCCGTGCAACAGCCCCTCAAGTACCTGCGGTACCGTACCAAGACCCGAGCATCCGTCACGATCCTAGCCGCCtggtttctctccttcctctggaTTATCCCCATTCTGGGCTGGCGTCGCTTCCGGCCGGAGACCCCAGAGCCCCGGGGGGACAAGTGTGAGACGGACTTCTACAACGTCAGGTGGTTCAAAATCATGACCGCTATCATCAACTTCTACCTGCCCACCTTGCTCATGCTCTGGTTCTATGCTAAGATCTACAAAGCCGTGCGGCAACACTGCCAGCACCGGGAGCTCATCAACGGGTCCTTCCCCTCCTTCTCTGACGTGAAGATGAAGCCGGAGAACCTCCAGGTGGGCGCTAAGAAACCGGGGAAGGAGTCCCCCTGGGAGATTCTCAAAAGGAAGCCGAAAGACACCGAGGGTGGACCGGTCTTGAAGCCACCACCCCAAGAGCCAAAGGAGGTGACATCTCTAGGTGTCTTCAGCCAAGAGAAGGATGGAGAACCGGGAAAATTCTACTGCTTCCCACTTGACACTGTGCAGACGCAGCCGGAGGCAGAGGGGAGTGGCAGGGGCTACGCAGCCATCGACCAGAGCCAGACACGGCTCGAGATGGGTGAGCAGGGCCTGAGCATGCCTGGAGCTAATGAGGCCTTAGAGGATCAGATCCTAGGTGACAGCCAGTCCTTCTCCCGGACAGACTCGGACACCCCCGCAGAGCCGACACCTGGGAAACGCAAGTCGCCAAGCGAGTCTAGCACAGGCCTGGAGTACATCAAGTTCACTTGGAAGAGGCTCCGCTCGCATTCAAGACAGTACGTGTCTGGGTTGCACATGAACCGAGAGCGGAAGGCCGCCAAGCAGTTGGGTTTTATCATGGCGGCCTTCATCATCTGCTGGATTCCTTACTTCATCTTCTTCATGGTCATTGCCTTCTGTGAGAGCTGCTGTAACCAGCATGTGCACATGTTCACCATCTGGCTGGGTTACATCAACTCCACGCTGAACCCCCTCATCTACCCCTTGTGCAATGAGAACTTCAAGAAGACCTTCAAGAAAATTCTGCACATTCGTTCCTAG